In the genome of Pirellulales bacterium, one region contains:
- a CDS encoding flagellar basal body rod protein FlgB, with the protein MFDSQLFAGSPIPVLEQTVLFAGKRHALLAGNIANLDTPGYRAKDVSPAQFEARLRKAIDARRQSPHSLNEVAHRSDPVREVRNDFESMVRHDDGNVVLEDQVKEISKNQQRHNVAIALLTSQFRLMQAAISERV; encoded by the coding sequence ATGTTCGACTCGCAGCTCTTTGCCGGATCGCCCATCCCGGTGCTCGAACAGACCGTACTGTTCGCAGGCAAGCGGCATGCGCTGCTGGCCGGGAACATTGCGAATCTCGATACGCCCGGCTACCGCGCCAAGGATGTCTCGCCCGCACAGTTCGAAGCCCGGCTGCGCAAGGCGATCGACGCCCGGCGGCAGTCCCCGCATTCGCTGAACGAGGTTGCGCATCGGAGCGACCCGGTGCGCGAGGTGCGTAACGATTTCGAAAGCATGGTCCGGCACGACGACGGTAACGTCGTGCTCGAAGACCAGGTCAAAGAGATTTCCAAGAACCAGCAGCGCCACAACGTGGCCATCGCGTTGCTCACCAGCCAGTTCCGGCTGATGCAGGCGGCGATTAGTGAGCGTGTCTAA
- the flgC gene encoding flagellar basal body rod protein FlgC: protein MISALDISTSGLVAQRARLNAISSNIANMSTTHNEAGERVPYQPRYVVFQTDADVRHPERASGVKVSSIEISDVDPRMKYQPGHPDADARGYVAYPNIDLTSEFVDALEATRAYEANIGVIEVTKNMSEQTLRIVA, encoded by the coding sequence ATGATTTCGGCCCTCGATATCAGTACCAGCGGCCTGGTGGCTCAACGGGCGCGGCTCAACGCGATCTCCAGCAACATCGCCAATATGTCGACCACGCATAACGAGGCCGGCGAGCGCGTGCCCTATCAGCCGCGCTACGTCGTGTTTCAAACCGACGCCGACGTGCGGCACCCCGAGCGGGCCTCGGGCGTGAAGGTGAGCAGCATCGAGATTTCCGACGTCGATCCGCGGATGAAGTATCAGCCCGGCCACCCCGATGCCGACGCGCGGGGCTACGTGGCCTATCCGAACATCGACCTGACGTCGGAGTTCGTCGATGCCCTCGAAGCGACGCGTGCTTATGAGGCGAACATCGGCGTGATCGAAGTCACCAAGAACATGAGCGAACAGACCTTGCGGATCGTGGCCTGA
- the fliE gene encoding flagellar hook-basal body complex protein FliE, giving the protein MMPGLPSVQASQIPLPPAAPGVPGAGASAATGGSSFKSMLVDSIDQVNAMQSEANRAIEALATGEDVQPAEVLTAVQKADLAFKMVMQVRNKLMAAYEEVKQIRV; this is encoded by the coding sequence ATGATGCCCGGACTCCCCAGCGTGCAAGCCAGCCAGATCCCGCTGCCTCCGGCTGCGCCCGGCGTACCCGGTGCCGGAGCGAGCGCCGCCACGGGTGGCTCGTCTTTCAAGAGCATGCTGGTCGACTCGATCGACCAGGTCAACGCGATGCAAAGCGAGGCCAACCGCGCGATCGAGGCCCTGGCCACGGGCGAAGACGTCCAGCCGGCCGAAGTGCTGACTGCCGTACAGAAGGCCGACCTGGCATTCAAGATGGTCATGCAGGTCCGCAACAAGCTGATGGCCGCCTACGAGGAGGTTAAGCAGATTCGCGTTTGA